In Sphingobacteriaceae bacterium, the following proteins share a genomic window:
- a CDS encoding 50S ribosomal protein L13, which yields MDALSYKTKFANKATANKEWLLVDAENEVVGRLASKVAMLLRGKHLPSYTPHADAGSNVIIINAEKVRFTGKKFTDKEYIRYTGYQGGQRFATPKEVMAKKPEDILSHAIHGMLPKGRLGRTLNTNIRIFVGTEHGHDAQQPKKIDLSKIK from the coding sequence GTGGACGCATTAAGTTATAAAACAAAATTTGCCAACAAGGCAACAGCCAATAAAGAATGGTTACTTGTTGACGCTGAAAATGAAGTAGTTGGACGTTTAGCTTCGAAAGTAGCAATGTTACTTCGTGGAAAACATTTACCAAGTTATACTCCGCACGCGGATGCAGGAAGTAATGTAATTATCATTAATGCTGAGAAAGTTCGCTTTACCGGTAAAAAATTTACTGATAAAGAATACATTCGTTACACTGGTTACCAAGGTGGTCAGCGTTTTGCCACTCCAAAAGAGGTAATGGCAAAAAAACCTGAAGATATTTTATCACATGCTATTCATGGTATGTTGCCAAAAGGTCGTTTAGGTAGAACTTTAAACACCAATATCCGTATTTTCGTAGGTACTGAGCACGGTCACGACGCTCAACAGCCTAAAAAAATAGATTTAAGTAAAATTAAGTAA
- a CDS encoding 30S ribosomal protein S9 codes for MEVINTSGRRKTSVARAYVTAGSGNIEVNGRDFKEYFKTPTLHYYVTQSLMVSNLREAYDVKVNVAGGGITGQAQAIRLAIAKALVEMNAELKKDLRAAGLITRDPRMVERKKFGQKKARARFQFSKR; via the coding sequence ATGGAAGTAATTAATACATCTGGCCGCAGAAAAACTTCAGTTGCACGTGCATACGTAACAGCAGGCTCTGGAAACATTGAAGTAAACGGAAGAGATTTCAAAGAATATTTCAAAACTCCAACTTTACATTATTATGTAACGCAATCGTTAATGGTTTCAAACCTTCGCGAAGCTTACGACGTTAAAGTAAATGTTGCAGGTGGCGGAATTACAGGTCAGGCACAAGCTATTCGTTTAGCTATTGCTAAAGCGTTAGTTGAAATGAATGCAGAGTTAAAAAAAGATCTTCGTGCAGCAGGTTTAATTACCCGCGATCCACGTATGGTTGAACGTAAGAAATTCGGTCAGAAAAAAGCTCGTGCTCGCTTCCAATTCAGCAAACGTTAA
- a CDS encoding hydrolase TatD, translating to MMIVDTHTHLYAEEFNADRTALIEKAIANGVKKFYLPNIDSGSIQPMLDLEKELPESCFAMMGLHPCSVKETYKEELDLVREWLDKRKFIAIGEIGIDLYWDKTFLEEQKAAFRQQIDWALEYNYPISIHCREAFDPIFEILSSYTTLPRSIFHCFSGTLEQANKIIDLGGFKLGIGGVVTFKNAGIDKVVEQIDLQHLVLETDAPYLAPVPFRGKRNEPVYILEVARKIAQIKNISMEEVGRITSENAKYIFQNG from the coding sequence ATAATGATAGTTGACACGCACACGCACCTGTATGCAGAAGAATTTAATGCAGACAGAACCGCACTGATCGAAAAAGCCATAGCTAACGGAGTAAAGAAATTTTACCTTCCAAACATTGACTCCGGTTCTATACAGCCCATGCTGGACCTGGAAAAGGAACTGCCAGAAAGTTGTTTTGCTATGATGGGTCTGCACCCTTGTTCGGTAAAAGAAACCTACAAAGAAGAATTAGATCTTGTAAGAGAATGGCTTGATAAAAGAAAATTCATAGCCATAGGTGAGATAGGAATAGACCTATATTGGGACAAAACGTTTTTGGAAGAGCAAAAGGCAGCTTTCCGTCAGCAAATCGACTGGGCATTAGAATACAATTATCCCATTTCCATTCACTGTCGTGAGGCATTTGATCCGATTTTCGAAATTCTGAGCTCTTATACAACCCTTCCAAGATCGATTTTCCATTGCTTTTCAGGCACTTTAGAGCAGGCCAATAAGATTATTGATCTTGGTGGATTTAAATTGGGTATAGGAGGCGTGGTGACCTTTAAAAATGCAGGAATTGACAAAGTGGTAGAGCAGATTGATTTGCAACATCTTGTTTTAGAGACAGATGCACCTTATTTGGCTCCGGTTCCTTTCCGCGGAAAGAGAAACGAACCTGTTTATATATTAGAAGTAGCCCGTAAAATTGCCCAGATTAAAAATATCTCCATGGAGGAAGTTGGGCGCATTACAAGTGAAAACGCAAAATATATCTTTCAAAATGGATAA